In Syntrophobacterales bacterium, one DNA window encodes the following:
- a CDS encoding glycosyltransferase family 2 protein, which produces MRGESPLSVAIIAKNEAENLRACLESVSFAMQIVVVDSGSTDDTMRIATDYGCETYQEKWRGFGPQKQLAIERCKAPWVLLLDADERIPAETARVIFDVINSDKNNVGCSFPRRNYFQGRWIKHAGWWPDRIVRLFKNGSGRMDGAMVHEAVVVTGEIEHLDVPIDHYTESRLDRILMKIDNYSTIGAQEAFAAGQRATIGGAFIRAKLTLVQDYLLRGGFLDGQQGLTLAVTDSVNKFFKYAKLAELSREVKGRRQDGGKQT; this is translated from the coding sequence GTGAGGGGGGAAAGCCCACTTTCGGTCGCGATCATTGCCAAAAATGAGGCGGAAAACCTCCGCGCTTGCTTAGAGAGCGTTTCCTTTGCCATGCAGATTGTCGTTGTCGATTCGGGAAGCACCGACGATACGATGCGGATCGCCACTGATTATGGCTGCGAGACATATCAGGAAAAATGGCGGGGCTTCGGTCCCCAGAAACAACTGGCGATAGAACGCTGCAAAGCGCCCTGGGTGCTGCTGCTTGATGCCGATGAGCGAATTCCGGCGGAGACCGCTCGGGTTATTTTTGACGTGATTAACAGCGATAAAAATAATGTAGGTTGCAGCTTTCCCCGGCGGAATTATTTCCAGGGTCGATGGATAAAACATGCAGGCTGGTGGCCGGACAGGATCGTTCGCCTTTTCAAGAATGGAAGCGGGCGGATGGACGGGGCGATGGTCCATGAAGCCGTCGTTGTAACCGGCGAGATAGAGCATCTTGACGTTCCGATAGACCATTACACGGAAAGTCGCCTGGATAGAATCTTAATGAAGATCGATAATTATTCTACGATTGGCGCGCAGGAGGCCTTCGCGGCGGGCCAGAGGGCGACGATTGGGGGCGCCTTTATACGGGCGAAACTTACCCTTGTGCAGGATTATCTGCTCCGGGGCGGTTTCCTGGATGGTCAACAGGGGTTGACGCTCGCCGTGACCGACTCGGTAAACAAATTTTTTAAATACGCGAAGCTTGCCGAGCTGAGCCGCGAGGTCAAAGGGCGCCGTCAGGACGGTGGGAAACAAACATAA
- a CDS encoding FkbM family methyltransferase: protein MRYLNLINNISNWQLYLAAKFGMTAADPLRFVTRRGIHVEVPRRLVQTFKELFMDECYMRGLGHSVPKNPTIIDIGANAGYFSLFALSRFPGARVFAFEPLPANFQLLERQRLQNGKAEFTCVQKAVSGEAGKLKLAYDAKDSFSTSATLFASDPGQLDEINVEAATLHDIFSEFGIERCDLLKMDCEGAEYGILYRCTPEDLARISQIALEVHSGQQEDENIDALEAFLRASGFQTRRRPVGMLWGWRDER from the coding sequence ATGAGATATTTAAATTTAATCAATAACATCTCCAACTGGCAGCTCTACCTTGCTGCAAAGTTCGGGATGACGGCGGCTGACCCTCTGCGGTTCGTTACCCGCCGGGGGATCCATGTAGAGGTGCCGCGCCGGCTTGTGCAGACCTTCAAAGAGCTGTTCATGGATGAGTGCTATATGAGGGGGTTGGGACATTCGGTGCCGAAAAACCCAACAATAATCGATATCGGGGCTAATGCGGGGTATTTTTCGCTTTTTGCGCTGTCCCGTTTTCCCGGCGCCCGTGTTTTTGCCTTCGAGCCTCTGCCGGCAAACTTCCAGCTTCTGGAGCGCCAGCGGCTGCAGAACGGCAAGGCGGAGTTTACCTGTGTCCAGAAGGCCGTCTCCGGAGAAGCGGGCAAACTCAAGCTTGCCTATGACGCCAAAGATTCCTTTTCCACCTCGGCCACTTTATTTGCAAGTGATCCAGGACAGTTGGATGAGATCAATGTCGAAGCCGCGACGCTGCATGATATTTTTTCCGAATTCGGAATAGAGAGGTGTGATCTTCTCAAAATGGATTGTGAAGGCGCCGAGTATGGTATTTTGTATCGCTGCACTCCGGAAGACCTTGCACGGATCTCGCAAATTGCGCTGGAGGTTCATAGCGGGCAGCAGGAGGATGAAAATATCGACGCACTGGAGGCCTTTTTGCGGGCCAGTGGTTTTCAAACCAGAAGGCGGCCGGTTGGCATGCTCTGGGGATGGAGGGACGAGCGGTGA